A region from the Candidatus Margulisiibacteriota bacterium genome encodes:
- the tuf gene encoding elongation factor Tu gives MARAKFERNKPHVNVGTIGHVDHGKTTLTAAITFVLAKKGQATAKKFDEIDSAPEERERGITIATAHVEYETPSRHYAHVDCPGHADYVKNMITGAAQMDGAILVVSAADGPMPQTREHILLAKQVNVPYIVVFMNKVDMVDDPELIELVEMEVRELLSKYDFPGDDIPIIKGSALKALENPEDVTATKCIFELMEAIDSYIPTPERDIDKPFLMPVEDVFSITGRGTVGTGRIERGKVKVGEEIEIVGMSTETRKATVTGVEMFRKSLDEGMAGDNIGALLRGVNKEDLERGMVLAKPGSIKPHTKFKAEVYVLKKEEGGRHTPFFPGYRPQFYMRTTDVTGAITFPAGVEMVMPGDNINMDVEMIVPVAIEEGSRFAIREGGRTVGAGVVTSIIA, from the coding sequence ATGGCAAGAGCAAAATTTGAAAGGAACAAGCCACACGTTAATGTTGGTACAATAGGACACGTTGATCATGGTAAAACAACATTGACCGCTGCGATTACCTTTGTATTGGCAAAGAAGGGTCAAGCGACTGCTAAAAAATTTGATGAAATCGATAGTGCGCCTGAAGAAAGAGAACGAGGTATCACTATAGCAACTGCGCACGTAGAATATGAAACACCTAGTCGACATTACGCACACGTTGATTGTCCAGGTCACGCAGATTATGTAAAGAATATGATAACTGGTGCAGCTCAAATGGACGGTGCAATATTGGTTGTATCAGCTGCTGACGGTCCAATGCCACAAACAAGAGAGCACATTTTGTTAGCAAAGCAAGTAAATGTTCCTTATATAGTGGTGTTCATGAATAAAGTTGATATGGTTGATGATCCTGAATTAATAGAATTGGTAGAAATGGAAGTTAGAGAATTATTAAGTAAGTATGATTTCCCTGGAGATGATATTCCAATAATTAAAGGAAGTGCATTAAAGGCACTCGAGAATCCGGAAGATGTTACAGCAACAAAATGTATTTTTGAGCTTATGGAAGCAATTGATTCTTATATACCTACACCTGAAAGAGATATTGATAAGCCGTTTTTAATGCCAGTTGAAGATGTGTTCAGCATTACAGGACGAGGTACTGTAGGAACAGGAAGAATTGAACGAGGTAAAGTTAAGGTTGGCGAAGAAATCGAGATAGTTGGGATGTCTACTGAGACAAGAAAAGCAACTGTAACTGGTGTTGAAATGTTTAGAAAGTCATTGGATGAAGGAATGGCTGGCGATAACATCGGGGCATTGCTAAGAGGCGTTAATAAGGAAGATTTAGAAAGAGGAATGGTACTGGCAAAACCAGGGAGTATTAAGCCGCATACAAAGTTTAAAGCGGAAGTATATGTATTAAAAAAAGAAGAAGGCGGAAGACATACGCCATTTTTCCCAGGATATAGACCTCAATTTTATATGAGGACAACTGATGTTACAGGAGCAATAACGTTTCCTGCTGGAGTGGAAATGGTAATGCCTGGCGATAACATTAATATGGACGTTGAAATGATTGTGCCAGTAGCAATTGAAGAGGGATCAAGGTTCGCGATAAGAGAAGGCGGTAGAACAGTAGGCGCTGGTGTTGTAACGTCAATAATAGCATAA
- a CDS encoding 50S ribosomal protein L16: MLMPKKVKYRKPHRGRRLGIAKGGTDIDFGEYGLQSEENAWITSKQIEAARRAITRYIKRGGKLWIRIFPDKAVTKIPAETRMGKGKGAPEYWVAVVKRGKVLFELSGIKKDLAEEAMRLASHKLPVKTKFIKGTEEF; the protein is encoded by the coding sequence ATGTTAATGCCCAAGAAAGTAAAATACAGAAAACCACATAGAGGTAGAAGATTAGGGATTGCAAAGGGTGGGACCGATATTGACTTTGGTGAATATGGTTTGCAAAGTGAAGAAAATGCTTGGATAACAAGCAAACAAATAGAAGCTGCAAGACGGGCAATCACTAGGTATATTAAGAGAGGTGGAAAATTATGGATAAGAATTTTCCCTGATAAAGCGGTTACAAAAATTCCAGCAGAGACCCGAATGGGAAAAGGTAAAGGTGCTCCGGAGTATTGGGTAGCTGTTGTTAAAAGAGGTAAAGTGTTATTTGAGTTATCTGGAATTAAGAAGGATCTAGCTGAAGAAGCAATGCGCTTAGCATCTCATAAGTTACCAGTAAAAACTAAGTTTATAAAAGGTACTGAGGAGTTTTAG
- a CDS encoding 50S ribosomal protein L4 — MVILQVYDFKKDQKDMIEVNSDIFDVVVKNEVMHQVVEAYLAGGRTGSANTKNRSDVSGGGRKPWKQKGTGRARAGSTRSPLWRGGGVIFGPTPRDFVKKINKKVKRLALKMALSAKRTETLVVRGFEISNPKTNEAIKLMKKADINNSLIIMNMVSDNLARATNNIAGIKVIRPNEINVYELLKFKNICIDSEALSTIDKELTK; from the coding sequence GTGGTTATATTGCAAGTATATGATTTTAAAAAAGACCAGAAAGACATGATAGAAGTAAATTCTGATATCTTTGATGTGGTCGTAAAAAATGAAGTAATGCATCAAGTTGTGGAAGCATATTTAGCCGGTGGACGAACTGGAAGTGCTAATACAAAAAATAGGTCTGATGTTTCTGGTGGCGGGAGAAAACCTTGGAAACAAAAAGGAACCGGAAGAGCAAGGGCAGGTTCTACTCGATCTCCGCTATGGCGAGGAGGTGGCGTTATTTTTGGACCAACTCCACGTGATTTTGTGAAAAAGATAAATAAGAAAGTTAAACGGCTAGCTTTGAAAATGGCATTATCTGCTAAAAGAACCGAAACTTTAGTTGTTAGAGGATTTGAAATTTCAAATCCAAAAACGAATGAAGCAATAAAGTTGATGAAAAAGGCAGATATTAATAATTCATTGATAATAATGAATATGGTTAGTGACAATTTAGCTAGAGCAACCAATAATATAGCTGGAATAAAAGTAATAAGACCTAATGAAATTAATGTATACGAATTATTGAAATTTAAGAATATTTGTATAGATAGTGAAGCACTTTCAACTATTGATAAGGAGCTAACAAAATGA
- a CDS encoding 50S ribosomal protein L14 gives MIQTETRLTVADNSGAKEILCMKVLGGTRRRYAYVGDIIIGVVKKANPNMGVKRSEVVRAVVVRTCKEIKRSDGSLIRFDDNAAVIINQQGNPKGTRIFGPVARELRDKNFMKIVSLAPEVI, from the coding sequence ATGATACAGACAGAGACGAGATTAACCGTTGCAGACAATTCTGGAGCAAAAGAAATACTATGCATGAAGGTACTTGGGGGAACTAGACGAAGATATGCGTATGTGGGAGATATTATTATTGGAGTTGTTAAAAAAGCAAATCCTAATATGGGAGTAAAGCGTAGTGAAGTAGTTAGAGCTGTTGTAGTTAGGACATGTAAAGAAATTAAAAGAAGTGATGGATCACTCATAAGATTTGATGATAATGCAGCTGTTATTATTAATCAGCAAGGAAACCCAAAAGGTACGAGAATATTTGGACCTGTGGCAAGAGAATTGAGAGATAAAAACTTTATGAAAATAGTTTCTTTAGCACCAGAAGTGATTTAA
- a CDS encoding 50S ribosomal protein L24 — protein MRRNNAVKNIKKNDEIKVISGKDNGKVGKVLQVLNDKKIIVEKINMIKRHMKRSQTFQGGIVDKPAAIDISNVALLCPSCKEITRVDKSKVINGERVRSCKKCREIIDKA, from the coding sequence ATACGGAGGAACAATGCTGTGAAAAATATTAAAAAGAATGACGAAATAAAGGTTATTAGCGGAAAAGATAATGGCAAAGTCGGTAAAGTTTTGCAAGTATTAAATGATAAAAAAATAATTGTTGAAAAGATAAATATGATTAAACGGCATATGAAACGAAGTCAAACTTTTCAGGGTGGTATAGTTGATAAGCCTGCTGCGATTGATATTAGTAATGTAGCTTTATTGTGCCCATCATGTAAAGAGATTACTCGAGTTGATAAATCAAAAGTAATAAATGGAGAGAGAGTAAGAAGCTGTAAAAAATGTAGAGAAATTATTGATAAAGCCTAG
- a CDS encoding type Z 30S ribosomal protein S14, with translation MTRKCLLHRKEDPKFDVRAHNRCKICGRPKGFLRHFGLCRIHFRELAHAGKLPGVKKSSW, from the coding sequence GTGACGAGAAAATGTTTATTACATAGAAAAGAAGATCCTAAATTTGATGTAAGAGCTCATAATAGATGTAAAATCTGTGGTAGGCCAAAAGGTTTTTTAAGACATTTTGGTCTATGTAGAATACATTTTAGAGAATTAGCACATGCAGGTAAGCTACCTGGCGTAAAAAAATCATCGTGGTAA
- a CDS encoding 50S ribosomal protein L18: MVYKKKKSLRAKNIFGSSEKPRLCVYRGVKNIGAQIVDDEKGITLASASTNEKDLNKYQSNIEGAEKIGIALAERAVKAGVTKVIFDRRDYIYHGKIKALADAARKGGLDF, translated from the coding sequence ATGGTATACAAAAAAAAGAAATCATTACGTGCAAAAAATATATTTGGAAGTTCTGAAAAGCCAAGGTTGTGCGTATATAGAGGTGTAAAAAATATTGGCGCACAAATTGTAGATGATGAAAAAGGAATAACATTAGCGTCTGCTTCAACTAACGAAAAAGATCTTAATAAATATCAATCTAATATTGAGGGTGCTGAAAAAATAGGAATTGCTTTAGCTGAGAGAGCAGTCAAAGCTGGAGTAACTAAAGTAATTTTTGATAGAAGAGATTATATTTATCATGGAAAAATTAAAGCCCTTGCTGATGCAGCACGAAAAGGCGGACTGGATTTTTAA
- a CDS encoding 50S ribosomal protein L23: MSCIIKPLITEKTSLQKENGKLCFKVRTDANKVQIKQEIEKTFGVKVDKVNTVNVLGKFKRTGKSIGRTNDWKKAIVVLKNDEKIKEYEELF, encoded by the coding sequence ATGAGTTGTATAATTAAACCATTAATAACGGAGAAAACGTCTCTACAGAAAGAGAATGGCAAGCTTTGCTTTAAGGTTAGAACTGATGCAAATAAGGTTCAAATTAAGCAAGAAATTGAAAAGACTTTCGGTGTGAAGGTTGATAAAGTCAACACCGTTAATGTATTGGGGAAATTTAAAAGAACTGGCAAAAGTATTGGAAGAACAAATGATTGGAAAAAGGCAATAGTGGTATTAAAGAATGATGAAAAGATTAAAGAGTACGAAGAGTTATTTTAA
- a CDS encoding 50S ribosomal protein L6, with the protein MSRIGRNPIEIKNGISISIENTIVTVKGEKGEMRLEVSPLIVVTQEDNKIIVSRTSDLKKVKALHGLYRALIANMVKGVSEGFEKALEINGVGYKVQKKGKGLLLSLGYSHQIDYPEQIGIEFVIENDTKFKIVGIDKAKVGQVAAEIRELRPPEPYKGKGIKYANEVIRRKAGKAGKK; encoded by the coding sequence ATGTCTAGAATTGGTAGAAACCCAATTGAGATCAAAAACGGAATAAGCATTAGTATTGAAAATACGATTGTAACTGTAAAAGGGGAAAAGGGTGAGATGCGGCTTGAGGTAAGTCCTTTGATAGTAGTTACGCAAGAAGATAACAAAATTATCGTATCTCGTACAAGTGATCTGAAAAAAGTAAAAGCTTTACATGGTTTATATAGAGCATTAATTGCGAATATGGTAAAAGGTGTTAGCGAAGGTTTTGAAAAAGCTTTAGAAATTAATGGCGTTGGATATAAAGTACAGAAAAAAGGTAAAGGATTATTATTATCATTAGGATATTCGCATCAGATAGATTATCCTGAACAAATTGGTATAGAATTTGTTATAGAAAATGATACTAAGTTTAAAATAGTTGGAATTGATAAAGCAAAAGTTGGACAGGTAGCAGCAGAAATTAGAGAGTTGAGACCCCCTGAACCATACAAAGGCAAAGGGATAAAGTATGCTAATGAAGTTATTCGAAGAAAAGCTGGCAAGGCAGGTAAAAAATAG
- a CDS encoding 30S ribosomal protein S10 — MVVQKAKQRIRIRLKSFDHNILDQSAMKIVGTAERSGAKVVGPVPLPTDKKIWTVLKSPHVNKRGGEHFEIRTHKRLIDIVDPPVSTVDALMKLDLPAGVDIEIKLK; from the coding sequence ATGGTAGTACAAAAGGCAAAACAAAGAATCAGGATTAGATTAAAGTCGTTTGATCATAATATATTAGATCAATCAGCAATGAAGATTGTCGGAACAGCAGAGCGTTCTGGAGCAAAAGTAGTAGGTCCGGTGCCATTACCGACAGACAAAAAGATATGGACGGTACTTAAATCACCGCACGTGAATAAAAGAGGTGGAGAGCATTTTGAAATTAGAACACATAAGAGATTAATTGATATAGTGGATCCACCGGTATCAACAGTTGATGCTTTAATGAAATTAGACCTGCCAGCTGGTGTAGATATTGAAATAAAGTTGAAATAA
- a CDS encoding 30S ribosomal protein S19 produces MGRSVKKGPFVDDHLIKKVKDMQQSGEKKIIKTWSRRSTVIPDMIGLTFAVHNGKKHIPVFVSDNMVGHKLGEFSHTRTYRGHAKSKVKE; encoded by the coding sequence ATGGGACGATCAGTAAAAAAAGGACCTTTTGTTGATGATCATTTGATTAAAAAAGTCAAAGATATGCAACAAAGTGGAGAAAAGAAAATTATAAAGACATGGTCGAGGAGATCGACAGTGATACCAGACATGATTGGTCTAACATTTGCGGTTCATAATGGAAAGAAGCATATACCGGTGTTTGTATCAGACAATATGGTTGGCCATAAATTAGGTGAATTTTCTCATACTAGGACCTATCGTGGTCATGCAAAATCTAAAGTAAAAGAATAA
- a CDS encoding 30S ribosomal protein S8, with protein MSLTDPIADMLTRVRNAIKERHESVEFPTSKIKLEIIKVLKEEGFIKKYEHKVNDNKKFLKVILKYGPNNEKIIDGIDRISKPGKRVYVNKDDIPKVLNGLGISILSTNKGVMTGKNARIGNVGGELICKVW; from the coding sequence ATGAGTTTGACTGATCCAATTGCAGATATGTTAACAAGAGTAAGAAATGCTATTAAAGAGAGACATGAGAGCGTTGAGTTCCCAACGTCGAAGATTAAACTTGAAATAATTAAAGTATTAAAAGAAGAAGGCTTTATAAAGAAGTATGAACACAAAGTGAATGATAATAAAAAGTTTTTAAAAGTAATTTTAAAGTACGGTCCTAATAATGAAAAGATTATTGATGGTATCGACAGAATAAGCAAGCCTGGCAAAAGAGTTTATGTGAATAAAGATGATATTCCTAAAGTTTTGAATGGTTTAGGTATCTCTATATTATCTACTAACAAGGGTGTTATGACTGGTAAAAATGCGCGAATCGGTAATGTTGGTGGAGAGTTAATTTGCAAAGTATGGTAA
- a CDS encoding 30S ribosomal protein S17: protein MERNNRKERIGVVKSNKMDKTVVVVVNTLITHPKYKKIIKRNASFKAHDEANTCKIGDKVKIVETRPLSKDKRWRVTEIIGKES from the coding sequence TTGGAACGAAATAATAGAAAAGAACGAATAGGCGTCGTTAAAAGTAACAAGATGGATAAAACCGTTGTAGTAGTTGTTAATACGCTAATAACACATCCTAAATACAAAAAAATTATAAAAAGAAACGCTTCTTTTAAGGCACATGATGAAGCAAATACTTGTAAAATTGGGGATAAGGTAAAAATTGTTGAAACTAGGCCATTAAGTAAAGATAAAAGATGGAGAGTTACTGAGATTATAGGTAAAGAATCATAA
- a CDS encoding 50S ribosomal protein L3, which yields MKDNEKFIIGKKIGMTQIFDEEGNRISVTVIEAGPCVIVQKKNVKKEGYDALQIGFEARKVKNLSKPIEGHLASHKIDAKLKIFKEFKVKDISKYNEGDLINVNVFQENDVVDIHGVSIGKGFQGTVKRWHFNVGPMAHGSKNHRIPGSIGAGSGQSRVLKGKKMYGHMGDRNVTVKRIKIVKIMPEDNVILVMGSVPGKKNSVVTVTA from the coding sequence ATGAAAGATAATGAAAAATTTATTATAGGAAAAAAAATAGGTATGACTCAGATTTTCGATGAAGAGGGTAACCGTATTTCTGTAACTGTAATAGAAGCTGGGCCTTGTGTTATAGTACAGAAAAAAAATGTAAAAAAAGAAGGCTATGATGCTCTTCAAATAGGTTTCGAAGCAAGGAAAGTGAAGAATTTAAGCAAACCTATAGAAGGTCATCTTGCAAGTCATAAAATTGATGCGAAATTAAAAATATTTAAAGAATTTAAAGTAAAAGATATTTCTAAATATAATGAAGGCGATTTGATTAATGTAAATGTGTTTCAAGAAAACGATGTAGTAGATATTCATGGTGTATCAATAGGAAAAGGATTTCAAGGAACAGTGAAAAGATGGCATTTTAATGTGGGACCAATGGCTCATGGTTCGAAAAATCACAGGATACCTGGATCAATTGGTGCAGGAAGTGGGCAGTCAAGGGTATTGAAGGGTAAGAAGATGTATGGGCATATGGGTGACAGAAATGTTACTGTAAAGAGAATAAAAATAGTTAAGATAATGCCAGAAGATAATGTAATATTAGTAATGGGGTCAGTTCCAGGTAAGAAAAATAGTGTGGTAACTGTAACAGCTTAA
- a CDS encoding 50S ribosomal protein L2 encodes MGVKKFRPTSPGTRAKVISNYDEITTTEPCSQLLIKKPNRAGRNNQGKITVRHQGGGNKRSYRLIDFKRDKDNIPAKVVSIEYDPNRTARIALLNYVDGEKRYILAPLGLGVNEILMSGDNVEIKVGNTLPLKNIPAGSIIHNIELSAGKGGQLVRSAGASAQLMAKEGDYAVIKLTSGEQRLVRLECRATMGQIGNLDQRNIKIGKAGRNRWLGKRPQVRGSAMNPVDHPHGGGEGCCPIGRPSPCTPAGKPALGLKTRKPKKLSSKLIIRRRK; translated from the coding sequence ATGGGAGTCAAGAAATTTAGGCCAACAAGCCCAGGAACACGTGCCAAGGTAATCTCGAATTATGATGAGATAACTACAACTGAGCCATGTAGCCAGTTATTAATAAAAAAACCAAATCGTGCTGGTAGAAATAATCAAGGAAAAATAACTGTTAGACATCAAGGCGGTGGAAACAAAAGAAGTTATAGATTGATTGATTTTAAAAGAGATAAGGATAACATACCTGCTAAGGTAGTAAGTATTGAATATGATCCAAATAGAACTGCAAGAATTGCATTATTAAATTATGTTGATGGCGAAAAACGTTATATTTTAGCTCCACTAGGATTAGGTGTGAATGAAATATTAATGAGTGGCGATAACGTGGAAATTAAAGTAGGTAATACATTGCCTTTAAAAAATATACCCGCTGGTTCAATAATTCATAATATTGAATTGTCTGCTGGTAAGGGCGGTCAATTAGTAAGAAGTGCAGGTGCGTCAGCGCAGTTAATGGCTAAAGAAGGAGACTATGCTGTAATTAAGTTAACCTCTGGAGAGCAACGCCTTGTCCGGTTAGAATGTAGGGCAACTATGGGGCAAATAGGAAATTTAGATCAAAGAAATATTAAAATAGGAAAAGCTGGAAGAAATAGATGGTTAGGTAAGCGACCGCAAGTTCGGGGCTCAGCAATGAACCCAGTTGATCATCCACATGGAGGAGGCGAAGGCTGCTGTCCAATTGGCAGGCCAAGTCCTTGTACTCCTGCTGGTAAACCAGCCCTTGGTTTGAAAACACGAAAACCAAAAAAACTTAGTTCAAAATTAATAATTAGACGACGTAAATAA
- the rpmC gene encoding 50S ribosomal protein L29, whose product MTTVINDLLKSDNKELKIKLEERYKELIIMKFKLAASQLKDTSIIKKTKKEIARINTVLKMMNRED is encoded by the coding sequence ATGACAACTGTAATAAATGATTTATTGAAAAGTGACAATAAGGAACTAAAGATTAAACTTGAAGAAAGATATAAAGAACTTATTATAATGAAGTTTAAACTGGCTGCAAGTCAGTTAAAAGACACTTCTATTATTAAGAAGACAAAGAAAGAGATAGCTAGAATCAATACCGTACTTAAAATGATGAATAGGGAGGATTAG
- a CDS encoding 50S ribosomal protein L5, with protein sequence MDSIEKIYKDMIKKGMKEKYNYTNVMEVPVIKKITINRGLGEAVTNSKAVEDSVAEIMNITGQRPIITKAKKSISNFKLRQGMPIGVKVTLRGKRMYEFISKLINVSLPKIRDFRGISSKAFDGKGNYTMGLKEQIIFPEVRLDKIDKVRGMNITITTSAKSDEEAYELLRIIGMPFRK encoded by the coding sequence GTGGATAGTATTGAAAAAATATATAAAGACATGATAAAAAAAGGTATGAAAGAAAAATATAACTATACTAATGTAATGGAAGTTCCGGTAATAAAAAAAATTACAATTAATAGAGGGTTGGGAGAAGCAGTAACTAACTCTAAAGCTGTTGAAGATTCCGTTGCAGAAATAATGAATATTACAGGTCAGCGTCCTATTATTACAAAGGCGAAAAAAAGTATTTCTAATTTTAAATTGCGACAAGGTATGCCAATTGGCGTAAAAGTTACTTTGCGTGGTAAAAGGATGTATGAATTTATTAGTAAATTAATAAATGTTTCGCTTCCTAAGATAAGAGATTTTCGTGGGATATCGTCCAAAGCATTTGACGGTAAAGGTAATTATACTATGGGTTTAAAAGAACAGATAATTTTTCCTGAGGTAAGATTAGATAAAATTGATAAAGTTCGAGGAATGAATATCACAATAACAACTTCAGCAAAAAGTGATGAAGAGGCTTATGAATTACTTAGAATAATTGGAATGCCTTTTAGAAAATAA
- a CDS encoding 30S ribosomal protein S5, protein MAKVKKELAAETIEKVVQIKRVNKVVKGGKRLAFRATVIVGDQNGGVGVGIGKATEVPSAIKKAIDSAKKGIFGINVTGETIPHEITGEFNASKVFLKPAPKGTGVIAGGVVRIILELAGIKNIVAKSQGSGNAINSARATLDGLLKLKNAQEIANLRGKEISIKYVGDDKITTFKPQQETVKREDERETRKHEKIEEKTKRTEVRETTNVPVVETAIEE, encoded by the coding sequence ATGGCAAAAGTTAAAAAAGAATTAGCTGCAGAAACAATCGAAAAAGTAGTTCAGATAAAAAGAGTTAATAAGGTAGTTAAAGGTGGGAAACGTTTAGCTTTCAGGGCTACGGTAATAGTTGGCGATCAGAATGGTGGCGTTGGAGTTGGGATTGGAAAAGCGACTGAGGTTCCAAGTGCAATTAAAAAAGCTATAGATTCAGCTAAAAAAGGAATATTCGGTATAAATGTAACTGGTGAAACAATACCGCACGAAATAACAGGAGAGTTTAATGCCTCAAAAGTTTTTCTTAAACCTGCGCCTAAAGGAACCGGTGTTATTGCTGGGGGTGTAGTTCGAATAATTCTTGAATTAGCTGGAATAAAAAATATAGTAGCTAAATCGCAAGGTTCGGGAAATGCAATTAATTCTGCAAGAGCTACTCTTGATGGATTATTAAAATTAAAAAATGCGCAAGAAATTGCAAATTTAAGAGGCAAGGAAATATCAATTAAATATGTTGGTGATGATAAAATTACAACCTTTAAGCCTCAACAGGAAACCGTTAAACGAGAAGACGAACGAGAAACAAGAAAACATGAAAAAATTGAAGAAAAAACAAAGAGGACGGAAGTTCGAGAAACTACAAATGTACCAGTTGTGGAAACAGCTATAGAAGAATAG
- a CDS encoding 30S ribosomal protein S3: MGQKVNPVGIRLGINKEWDSVWYADKKYNKLILEDYTIREFIKKHLKKAGIASIRIKRRAKQVEIDIYCARPGLIIGKGGQESSKIKDQIEAKIQQKVALNIKEQEKAELNAALLSQSLTIQLERRVAFRRAMKQIVNVALNAGALGIKVCCSGRLAGAEIARREWYREGRVPLQTFRADIDYALAEAHTVYGKIGVKVWVYKGDIIKEKGKVEEVLIEEAI; encoded by the coding sequence ATGGGGCAGAAAGTTAACCCGGTAGGAATTAGATTAGGAATCAATAAAGAGTGGGATAGTGTCTGGTATGCTGATAAGAAATATAATAAGTTGATATTGGAAGACTATACAATTCGCGAGTTCATAAAAAAACACTTAAAAAAAGCAGGAATAGCTTCTATTCGGATTAAAAGAAGAGCTAAGCAAGTTGAGATAGATATATATTGTGCGAGACCAGGCTTGATAATTGGTAAAGGTGGTCAGGAATCAAGTAAAATCAAGGATCAAATTGAGGCAAAAATTCAACAAAAGGTTGCTTTAAACATCAAAGAGCAGGAAAAAGCTGAGTTAAATGCAGCTTTATTATCTCAGAGCTTAACAATACAATTAGAGCGACGGGTAGCTTTTAGAAGAGCAATGAAACAAATCGTAAATGTGGCTCTTAATGCCGGTGCACTAGGAATTAAAGTTTGTTGTTCAGGAAGATTAGCTGGAGCCGAAATTGCAAGACGAGAATGGTATAGAGAAGGAAGAGTGCCTTTGCAGACATTTAGAGCTGATATTGATTATGCCTTAGCTGAAGCTCATACAGTATATGGAAAAATAGGTGTTAAAGTATGGGTATACAAAGGTGATATTATCAAAGAAAAGGGCAAAGTTGAAGAAGTTTTAATCGAGGAGGCTATTTAA
- a CDS encoding 50S ribosomal protein L22, with protein sequence MEVVAKAKYLRISPRKVNRVLAVIRNKEVSVSMNILKLLPHAAARVVLKTLKSAVANAKNNADLTVGNLVISQAIVGEGLRMKRFQPMARGSAGAILKRTSNITIAVKSREVK encoded by the coding sequence ATGGAAGTAGTTGCAAAAGCAAAGTATTTAAGAATATCGCCAAGAAAAGTTAATAGAGTACTGGCCGTAATAAGAAATAAGGAAGTATCTGTAAGTATGAATATATTAAAATTACTTCCCCATGCTGCAGCACGAGTAGTTTTAAAGACATTGAAATCTGCCGTAGCAAACGCAAAGAATAATGCAGATCTAACAGTTGGTAATTTGGTAATTTCGCAAGCCATCGTAGGTGAAGGATTGCGTATGAAACGATTTCAACCTATGGCTCGAGGCAGTGCCGGTGCTATATTGAAACGAACTAGTAATATTACGATAGCTGTTAAGTCTAGGGAGGTAAAATAA